In the Natronolimnobius baerhuensis genome, one interval contains:
- a CDS encoding asparagine synthase C-terminal domain-containing protein, with translation MTLRGASEEIVRDALERVDPLPGTAGFAGELDGQLVRDVLGREPLFLERAEPTEPRWAFEPATLEEPIAVPAGTALEGTDATASADTPTVDRHWTLPTPEPVSDQATALEDLDDAIQTAHSAATAAERDIAVAFSGGVDSALVAELLDAPLYVVGFPDSHDIEAARTAAEAMGRDLTVVDLEPADLERAVPKIVRATGRTNAMDIQIALPLYLVGERVAADGFDALAVGQGADELFGGYEKVVRLDHRVDAETTRGAVREQIQSLSEQLPRDVLAIRATGLEPVAPLLHDAVVDAALRLPDDLLADEETRKRGFRQVASRYLPDDVAMRDKKAVQYGSLVAREIDRLARQAGYKRRMDDHVDKYIASLLEDEPTTPAAE, from the coding sequence ATGACGCTTCGCGGCGCGAGCGAGGAAATCGTTCGTGATGCTCTCGAGCGTGTCGATCCGCTGCCCGGAACCGCCGGCTTCGCAGGCGAACTTGACGGGCAACTCGTCCGCGACGTCCTCGGGCGCGAACCGCTATTTCTCGAGCGCGCCGAACCGACCGAGCCACGATGGGCGTTCGAACCTGCCACACTCGAAGAGCCGATTGCAGTTCCAGCAGGGACCGCACTCGAGGGAACCGACGCGACTGCGTCGGCGGACACACCGACGGTCGACCGCCACTGGACGCTTCCCACCCCCGAACCGGTTTCGGATCAGGCGACCGCACTCGAGGACCTCGACGACGCGATTCAAACGGCACACAGCGCTGCAACAGCGGCTGAACGCGACATCGCCGTTGCCTTCTCGGGCGGCGTCGATTCCGCACTCGTCGCTGAACTTCTCGATGCACCGCTGTACGTCGTCGGCTTTCCGGATAGTCACGACATCGAGGCCGCCCGCACCGCTGCCGAGGCGATGGGTCGAGACCTGACGGTTGTCGACCTCGAGCCCGCAGACCTCGAGCGCGCGGTGCCCAAAATCGTCCGCGCGACGGGGCGGACGAACGCGATGGACATCCAGATCGCCCTCCCGCTGTATCTCGTCGGCGAGCGCGTCGCCGCAGACGGCTTCGACGCGCTCGCGGTCGGGCAAGGCGCGGACGAACTCTTTGGCGGGTACGAAAAGGTCGTTCGCCTCGACCACCGCGTCGACGCTGAGACGACCCGCGGCGCGGTCCGCGAGCAGATTCAGAGCCTGTCCGAGCAACTGCCGCGTGACGTGCTGGCGATTCGGGCAACGGGACTCGAGCCCGTTGCTCCGCTGCTCCACGATGCCGTCGTCGACGCCGCGTTACGGCTGCCGGACGATCTATTGGCCGACGAAGAAACTCGCAAACGCGGGTTCCGACAGGTCGCCTCGCGGTATCTCCCTGACGACGTTGCGATGCGAGACAAAAAGGCCGTCCAGTACGGTAGTCTCGTCGCCCGCGAAATCGACCGACTCGCGCGACAGGCGGGCTACAAGCGCCGGATGGACGACCACGTCGACAAGTACATCGCGTCGTTGCTCGAGGACGAGCCGACAACCCCGGCGGCCGAGTAA
- a CDS encoding response regulator transcription factor: MDTELSSVLIVEDEPDLANLYTAWLESEYNVCTAYDGSEALDAIDETVDVVLLDRRMPELSGDTVLETIRERDLDCRVAMVTAVEPDFDIIGMGFDDYLVKPVSKAELHHVIEQLLLRSTYDEQLRTLFALASKKALLDGEKNEAELAASREYDELEDRLAVLRTRVDETVAAVLEGGDARQLSQDIASSGSEE; the protein is encoded by the coding sequence ATGGATACCGAGTTGTCGTCAGTGCTTATTGTCGAGGACGAACCCGACCTCGCGAATCTGTATACCGCGTGGCTCGAGAGCGAGTACAACGTCTGTACAGCCTACGATGGGTCTGAGGCACTCGATGCAATCGACGAGACGGTCGACGTCGTCCTGTTGGATCGGCGGATGCCGGAACTTTCCGGGGACACTGTGCTCGAGACGATTCGAGAACGCGACCTCGACTGTCGCGTCGCAATGGTCACTGCGGTCGAACCCGATTTCGATATTATCGGTATGGGATTCGACGACTATCTCGTCAAGCCCGTCTCGAAAGCCGAACTTCATCACGTTATCGAGCAGTTGCTGTTGCGTTCGACGTACGACGAGCAGTTGCGAACGCTGTTTGCACTCGCCTCGAAGAAGGCGTTACTTGACGGCGAGAAAAACGAGGCTGAGCTTGCAGCCAGCCGCGAGTACGACGAACTCGAGGATCGACTCGCCGTGTTGCGCACGCGCGTCGATGAGACGGTTGCGGCGGTTCTCGAGGGTGGCGACGCACGCCAACTCTCGCAAGATATCGCCAGTAGTGGATCCGAGGAGTAG
- a CDS encoding PHP domain-containing protein has product MLSVELHAHSSLSYDGRDPVSLILEQAEAIGLDAIAVTDHDEIDASLEAAERAPEYGLVGIPAIEISSKAGHILGLGVERAIPPGLSYETTLEAIREQGGIAIIPHPFQESRHGVMGRISRKQLAKGDAIEVYNSRLLTGRANRQADRFAQSHDLPRTAGSDAHISEMVGQAVTRVDADERSAEAILEAIREGKTSVEGKRTPWHISVRQFAGGVTRRLRNGMPGVWQ; this is encoded by the coding sequence GTGCTGTCGGTCGAACTCCACGCTCACTCGTCGCTATCGTACGACGGCCGCGACCCGGTGTCGCTCATCTTAGAGCAAGCCGAGGCCATCGGCCTCGATGCGATTGCGGTGACCGATCACGATGAGATTGATGCCAGCCTCGAGGCCGCAGAACGCGCCCCCGAGTATGGACTCGTGGGTATCCCGGCAATCGAAATCTCGAGCAAGGCCGGCCATATCCTCGGACTGGGCGTCGAGCGCGCTATTCCACCAGGGCTGTCCTACGAAACGACGCTCGAGGCGATTCGCGAGCAAGGCGGGATTGCGATTATTCCACACCCGTTTCAGGAGTCCCGACATGGCGTTATGGGCCGAATTTCGCGCAAACAACTCGCGAAAGGCGACGCAATCGAAGTGTACAACTCTCGACTGCTAACCGGCCGTGCGAACCGGCAAGCCGACCGATTCGCACAGTCACACGACCTCCCACGGACTGCCGGCAGCGACGCCCACATCAGCGAAATGGTCGGCCAGGCAGTCACTCGCGTTGACGCCGACGAACGAAGCGCCGAGGCGATTCTCGAGGCGATTCGCGAGGGAAAAACCTCGGTCGAAGGCAAACGAACACCGTGGCATATCAGCGTCCGGCAGTTCGCCGGCGGCGTCACGCGGCGTCTCAGAAACGGTATGCCGGGGGTGTGGCAATGA
- a CDS encoding 4Fe-4S ferredoxin N-terminal domain-containing protein — translation MSTDDESFHPLGSEWEDDLETMLDDTEYDTDLGMQMAQDAFRVTKGELSEAEFHEKYHDDVMEEFGEDERPTKEAHEEAQKTAGGVAGMLKSFGDGDSTESRRDTMKKMGAGAAAVGLGAWGTADDGPQASLGAAQEDDDEAADTGGENDLQWGMTIDLERCDGCLTCVDACTQENDLDQGVNWMYVLAFEDELSSGGSPAPDVRGGADGFDMLVRPCQHCTDAPCEKVCPTTARHTRDKDGLVLTDYDVCIGCRYCQVACPYGVNYFQWGEPDVSTDEIAAQMDVEPGEEGDHMTDERGRWVDARAPRGVMSKCTMCPTRQDGMMGDEMVGTTACEDACPPDAIQFGNVNDERSDAYQHRENPNKSRSIIDVHHNMPSPDEIDEELDGDTDLEDALEALEIESDVVAIMKAIEITTEDLGPSDEENTTILEQEQEVLESVATLEEYVDLEDEDVLDELRLGDGEESDAESRLRNFAGNPRSMFKLLEDMGTNPNIAYIGKQPGPNAEQVEGPVSYDGWDSLTDNRKEVLDEGTVGDAGVSL, via the coding sequence ATGAGTACGGACGATGAATCATTCCACCCACTCGGAAGCGAGTGGGAAGACGACCTCGAGACGATGCTCGACGATACCGAGTACGATACGGACCTCGGTATGCAAATGGCCCAAGACGCGTTCCGCGTCACCAAGGGCGAACTCTCTGAAGCCGAATTCCACGAGAAATATCACGACGACGTGATGGAGGAGTTCGGTGAGGACGAACGACCAACGAAAGAAGCCCACGAAGAGGCCCAAAAGACCGCCGGTGGTGTCGCTGGGATGCTGAAAAGCTTCGGCGATGGTGACTCCACGGAGAGCCGTCGCGATACGATGAAGAAGATGGGGGCCGGTGCGGCAGCCGTTGGCCTCGGTGCCTGGGGCACGGCCGACGACGGCCCCCAAGCCAGTCTCGGAGCTGCGCAAGAAGACGACGATGAAGCTGCTGACACTGGAGGCGAGAACGATCTCCAGTGGGGGATGACAATCGACCTCGAGCGCTGTGACGGTTGTCTTACCTGTGTTGACGCCTGTACGCAGGAGAACGACCTCGATCAGGGTGTCAACTGGATGTACGTCCTCGCGTTCGAGGACGAGCTTAGCTCTGGTGGCTCACCAGCACCCGACGTTCGCGGTGGAGCGGACGGGTTCGACATGCTTGTCCGTCCGTGTCAGCACTGTACTGATGCACCGTGTGAGAAGGTGTGTCCAACTACAGCACGACACACCCGCGACAAGGACGGTCTCGTTCTCACGGACTACGACGTGTGTATTGGCTGCCGATACTGCCAGGTTGCCTGCCCCTACGGCGTTAACTACTTCCAGTGGGGCGAACCAGATGTCTCGACGGACGAGATCGCGGCTCAGATGGATGTCGAGCCCGGCGAGGAAGGCGACCACATGACCGACGAGCGTGGTCGCTGGGTCGACGCTCGAGCCCCACGGGGCGTCATGAGCAAGTGTACGATGTGTCCAACTCGACAGGACGGCATGATGGGCGACGAGATGGTCGGAACCACGGCTTGTGAGGACGCCTGTCCACCGGACGCAATCCAGTTTGGAAACGTCAACGACGAGCGAAGCGATGCATACCAGCACCGCGAGAACCCGAACAAGAGTCGCTCGATCATTGATGTCCACCACAACATGCCGTCACCAGACGAGATCGACGAGGAACTCGACGGCGACACCGATCTCGAGGACGCGCTTGAAGCGCTCGAAATCGAGTCTGATGTGGTCGCTATCATGAAAGCGATCGAGATTACGACCGAGGACCTCGGTCCCAGCGACGAGGAGAACACGACGATCCTCGAACAGGAACAGGAGGTTCTCGAATCCGTTGCAACGCTTGAGGAGTACGTTGATCTCGAGGACGAAGATGTGCTGGACGAGCTTCGACTTGGCGATGGTGAGGAGAGCGATGCTGAATCCCGCCTCCGCAACTTCGCCGGTAACCCTCGGTCGATGTTCAAATTGCTTGAGGACATGGGAACGAACCCGAACATCGCGTACATCGGGAAGCAACCCGGACCGAACGCTGAGCAGGTTGAAGGGCCAGTCTCGTATGATGGCTGGGACAGTTTGACCGACAACCGCAAGGAGGTGCTCGACGAGGGCACCGTTGGTGACGCTGGGGTGTCCCTATGA
- a CDS encoding Mrp/NBP35 family ATP-binding protein: MSITEHELKIKLEDVEDPDIGEDIISLGLVNDVTIDDETARISLAFNAPYAPSEMELGNQIRELCDEVGLEADLRAHVGQEHGFDDEVLPRVRNVIAVASGKGGVGKTTVAANIAAGLEKRGAMVGLLDADIHGPNVPKILPVESDPGVTPDEDIVPPRSDGVRIISMGFMMEEEDDPAILRGPMVNKFMMKFLDGVEWGRLDYLIVDLPPGTGDATLNLLQSMPVTGAVVVTTPQEMALEDTRKGIQMFNKHDTPVLGVVENMSSFVCPSCGDQHGLFGTEGADTIVDNYDVPLLGRIPIHPDFGADGSKGPIVKDDDSPVQEHVEDVVAEASDRIGEANRRTVNEHTSDTPDSTLPTETED, translated from the coding sequence ATGAGTATCACAGAACACGAACTCAAGATCAAACTCGAGGACGTCGAGGACCCCGATATCGGCGAGGACATTATCTCGCTCGGTCTGGTCAACGATGTCACGATTGACGACGAAACCGCCCGCATTTCACTTGCCTTTAACGCCCCATACGCACCTTCCGAAATGGAACTGGGCAACCAGATCCGGGAACTCTGTGACGAGGTCGGCCTCGAGGCTGACCTGCGCGCCCACGTCGGCCAAGAACACGGCTTCGACGACGAGGTCCTCCCGCGCGTGCGAAACGTCATCGCCGTCGCCTCCGGAAAAGGTGGCGTCGGGAAGACGACAGTTGCAGCGAATATTGCTGCCGGCCTCGAGAAACGCGGTGCAATGGTCGGCCTCCTAGACGCGGACATTCACGGCCCGAACGTCCCGAAAATCCTGCCGGTCGAGAGCGACCCTGGCGTGACACCCGATGAGGACATCGTCCCGCCGCGCTCGGACGGCGTCCGGATCATCAGCATGGGCTTCATGATGGAAGAAGAGGACGACCCCGCAATCCTGCGCGGCCCGATGGTCAACAAGTTCATGATGAAGTTCTTAGATGGCGTCGAGTGGGGCCGTCTTGATTACCTCATCGTCGACCTGCCGCCGGGGACCGGCGACGCAACGTTGAATCTGCTGCAGTCGATGCCTGTCACGGGTGCTGTCGTCGTCACGACACCCCAGGAGATGGCCCTCGAGGATACCCGCAAGGGGATTCAGATGTTCAACAAGCACGACACGCCAGTACTCGGCGTCGTCGAGAACATGAGTTCGTTCGTCTGTCCGTCCTGTGGCGACCAACACGGTCTGTTCGGGACCGAAGGCGCAGATACCATTGTCGACAACTACGACGTGCCACTGCTCGGTCGCATCCCGATCCATCCTGATTTCGGTGCCGACGGCAGCAAAGGGCCAATCGTCAAAGACGACGACAGCCCAGTCCAGGAACACGTCGAGGACGTCGTCGCCGAAGCCTCCGACCGCATCGGCGAGGCAAACCGCCGCACGGTCAACGAACACACCTCGGATACGCCGGATAGCACGCTTCCGACCGAAACTGAAGACTGA
- the nrfD gene encoding NrfD/PsrC family molybdoenzyme membrane anchor subunit, with the protein MSTKTPSEEDILRPVNLFTKKYFLLAGVSALAFGAFLVAWAYQLQQGMIVTGLSDWGTGGGATWGLYIGAFIWWVGIAHGGIILSAAVRLLGMDRYMPVARLAEMLTLAGLSAAGFYVIVHMGRPDRMVTSVIGHYHITINNSPLVWDVTVITAYFVLTATYLGLTLRYDVTRLRDQLPTSGPTVAGRQLPNVYEPIYKTMTIGYSEKEDQIVERMVWWLALAIIIMAPLLLHGGVIPWLFAVLPGMPAWFGAVQGPQFLTIALTSAISGVIIVAYAFRRAYDWDHIMTDDVFRGLLLWLGFFCLLFLWLQLQQNVTGLFAAPVSTEVAQEATIGHWMYLSAMGLVLLTLVYIFAQTIRPSLFTKGRAIVAAVAVLTGTFLEKLIFVIEGFLHPEFEIYAATPGEYFPSVIEWLSLAGTIGMVTLFFLTLSRVVPVVELHAVEHLRGDHGHGDEHDHDSTHDKATEQEVNA; encoded by the coding sequence ATGAGCACGAAGACGCCATCCGAGGAGGACATCCTCCGGCCAGTTAACCTGTTTACGAAGAAGTATTTCCTGCTCGCGGGAGTCTCCGCGTTGGCGTTTGGCGCGTTTCTCGTCGCCTGGGCGTACCAGCTTCAACAGGGGATGATCGTCACCGGGCTCTCCGACTGGGGGACCGGCGGCGGTGCCACCTGGGGGCTGTACATCGGGGCGTTCATCTGGTGGGTCGGGATCGCTCACGGCGGGATTATCCTTTCTGCCGCAGTCCGACTGCTCGGGATGGATCGGTACATGCCGGTTGCCCGCCTCGCCGAGATGCTGACGCTTGCCGGCCTTTCTGCGGCTGGCTTCTACGTGATTGTCCACATGGGTCGTCCGGACCGGATGGTCACGAGCGTTATCGGCCACTATCACATTACGATCAATAACTCGCCGCTGGTATGGGACGTGACGGTCATTACGGCGTACTTCGTCCTGACCGCAACGTATCTCGGACTCACGCTCCGGTATGACGTCACGCGCCTGCGTGATCAGCTGCCGACTTCTGGACCAACGGTTGCTGGCCGACAGCTGCCGAACGTCTACGAGCCGATCTACAAGACCATGACCATCGGCTACTCCGAGAAAGAAGATCAAATCGTCGAGCGGATGGTCTGGTGGCTCGCGCTGGCGATCATCATCATGGCACCACTCCTACTTCACGGCGGAGTGATTCCGTGGCTGTTCGCCGTCCTGCCAGGCATGCCAGCCTGGTTCGGTGCCGTGCAGGGACCACAATTCCTCACGATTGCACTCACTTCGGCGATCAGTGGCGTGATCATCGTTGCCTACGCGTTCCGCCGCGCCTACGACTGGGACCACATCATGACGGATGACGTCTTCCGTGGCCTGCTCCTCTGGCTCGGCTTTTTCTGCCTGCTGTTCCTCTGGTTGCAGCTCCAGCAGAACGTTACCGGTCTCTTCGCTGCACCCGTCAGCACGGAAGTCGCACAAGAGGCAACGATTGGCCACTGGATGTACCTCTCCGCGATGGGGCTTGTCCTCCTGACGCTCGTGTACATCTTCGCACAGACGATTCGGCCATCGCTGTTTACGAAGGGACGAGCAATCGTCGCCGCAGTGGCGGTCCTTACCGGCACCTTCCTCGAGAAGCTGATCTTCGTCATCGAAGGCTTCCTGCACCCTGAGTTCGAAATCTACGCGGCAACCCCTGGTGAGTACTTCCCGAGTGTAATCGAGTGGCTGTCGCTCGCAGGAACAATTGGGATGGTGACGCTGTTCTTCCTTACGCTCTCGCGAGTTGTTCCCGTCGTGGAACTCCACGCCGTTGAACACCTTCGCGGAGACCACGGACACGGAGACGAACACGATCACGACTCAACCCACGACAAAGCAACTGAACAGGAGGTGAACGCATGA
- a CDS encoding MFS transporter: MNSVTSRLPGGDRPTSRTRLFGSLCTLVFLVNLGRLIYAPLLEPLRDVFGVGPAAVGLLATLAWVGSTLPRLPTGYLLTKYPRHTIVLWSGIIMTGSSIVAAASVSLEMLYVGALLMGVASGVYFVSANPLVSELFPERVGRMIGIHGIAAQFAAVIAPAFVGIVLAITLWPLAGWRVIFLAIGFVSLCSTVVFYVLAKRATLPDAGAADRNLRAALLANWRLIVTAVALVGFIGLVWNGVFNLYATYLVDSKGLSDGVALTLLTVMFATGLPAFWIMGSLADRLPFIPLLLAITAAFAGTLYALTIVQSLAGVIAVSAIMGFVIHSLFPVSDTYVLASLSDAHRGSAYAIFSATMMPLHAVGPFAVGWLVEQGLTFDEVFRGLVVGLVLTIVGFIVLFSLGAVPSDSSESNQS; the protein is encoded by the coding sequence ATGAACTCGGTGACGAGCAGGCTCCCCGGCGGCGACCGTCCGACCAGTCGGACGAGACTGTTCGGCTCGCTCTGTACGCTGGTCTTTCTCGTCAATCTCGGCCGGCTCATCTATGCGCCACTGCTCGAGCCGCTGCGGGACGTCTTTGGGGTTGGGCCGGCGGCCGTTGGCTTGCTCGCGACGCTGGCCTGGGTTGGGTCGACACTGCCTCGGCTGCCGACCGGCTACTTGCTCACCAAGTATCCGCGCCACACCATCGTCCTCTGGAGTGGCATCATCATGACGGGGTCATCGATAGTCGCGGCCGCATCGGTCTCACTCGAGATGCTCTACGTCGGTGCGTTGCTCATGGGCGTCGCGAGCGGTGTTTACTTCGTGTCGGCGAACCCGCTCGTGAGCGAACTCTTTCCGGAACGTGTCGGTCGGATGATCGGCATTCACGGTATCGCCGCACAGTTTGCCGCAGTGATCGCGCCCGCGTTCGTCGGCATCGTGCTGGCGATTACACTGTGGCCGCTTGCCGGCTGGCGAGTGATCTTTCTGGCAATCGGATTCGTCTCGCTGTGCTCGACGGTCGTTTTCTACGTACTCGCAAAGCGGGCGACGTTGCCCGACGCTGGAGCGGCCGACCGGAACCTTCGGGCTGCGTTGTTAGCGAACTGGCGACTTATCGTGACGGCGGTCGCACTGGTTGGCTTCATCGGCCTCGTCTGGAACGGCGTGTTCAATCTCTATGCGACGTATCTGGTCGACTCGAAGGGACTCTCTGATGGCGTCGCACTCACGCTGTTGACCGTCATGTTCGCCACCGGACTGCCGGCGTTCTGGATCATGGGGTCGCTCGCGGATCGATTGCCGTTTATTCCGCTCTTGCTCGCGATCACCGCCGCGTTCGCCGGGACCCTGTATGCACTCACGATTGTCCAGTCGCTTGCGGGCGTCATCGCCGTCAGTGCAATCATGGGCTTTGTCATCCACAGTCTCTTTCCCGTCTCGGATACGTACGTCCTTGCGTCGCTTTCTGATGCCCACCGTGGAAGTGCGTATGCCATCTTCAGCGCGACCATGATGCCACTCCACGCTGTCGGCCCGTTTGCCGTCGGCTGGCTCGTCGAGCAGGGGCTCACGTTCGACGAGGTGTTTCGCGGCCTCGTCGTCGGACTCGTTCTCACCATCGTCGGCTTCATCGTACTGTTCTCACTCGGAGCCGTGCCATCCGACTCGAGTGAGAGTAACCAATCCTGA
- a CDS encoding helix-turn-helix domain-containing protein, producing the protein MAQATLTLTMPEQLWIQQLSTAHPEMTFRVLAAVPGADSGFALVRIAGADVTDVLEATRDHDQITELTVAQRSEHEATVHFETTAPLLLFSSQESGIPIELPMEIVDGEATVEVTGSRDRLADLAEQLEYFGLSYRIDNVSERLHQSQLLSERQLEVIATAVDQGYYDTPRRCSLTELAGHLGIAKSTCSETLHRAEEAIVKRFVKELPGFDAEASLADQLAAN; encoded by the coding sequence ATGGCTCAGGCAACACTCACACTGACGATGCCCGAGCAGCTCTGGATTCAGCAGCTGTCGACGGCCCATCCCGAAATGACGTTTCGCGTCCTGGCGGCCGTTCCTGGCGCGGACTCGGGGTTTGCACTCGTTCGAATCGCCGGCGCGGACGTCACCGACGTACTCGAGGCGACGCGGGACCACGATCAGATTACGGAACTGACAGTTGCACAGCGAAGCGAACACGAAGCGACGGTTCACTTCGAGACGACGGCTCCGCTGTTGCTGTTTTCCTCACAGGAGTCGGGCATTCCGATTGAACTCCCCATGGAAATCGTCGACGGCGAGGCGACGGTCGAGGTCACCGGCTCGCGGGACCGCCTTGCTGACCTCGCCGAGCAACTCGAGTATTTCGGGCTCTCTTATCGCATCGACAACGTCAGCGAACGACTTCATCAGAGTCAACTGCTGTCGGAACGCCAACTCGAGGTTATCGCGACGGCTGTCGATCAGGGCTACTACGACACGCCGCGTCGATGCTCGCTCACCGAACTCGCGGGCCACCTCGGAATCGCGAAATCGACCTGCAGCGAGACACTGCATCGTGCGGAGGAGGCGATTGTCAAGCGGTTCGTCAAGGAACTGCCCGGCTTCGATGCGGAAGCATCGCTCGCTGACCAACTTGCAGCGAACTGA
- the purL gene encoding phosphoribosylformylglycinamidine synthase subunit PurL, which produces MSLADSDRELVVEELGREPTPAEAALFENLWSEHCAYRSSRPLLSAFESEGEQVVIGPGDDAAVVALPDSDGDEDTYITMGIESHNHPSYVDPFDGAATGVGGIVRDTLSMGAYPIALADSLYFGGFDREHSKYLFEGVVEGISHYGNCIGVPTVAGSVDFHDDYEGNPLVNVACVGLTDEERLVTAVAQEPGNKLVLVGNATGRDGLGGASFASEDLAEDAETEDRPAVQVGDPYAEKLLIEANEQLIEEQLIESARDLGAAGLGGASSELVAKGGLGAHIELERVHQREPNMNALEILLAESQERMCYEVAPENVDRVADIAERFDLGCSVIGEVTDGNYTCTFDGEPVVDVDAHFLGEGAPMNDLPADEPDQPEPDLPDADLESAFETIVSSPNTASKRWVYRQYDHEVGIRTSVGPGDDAAIIAVREAETGLAISSGAAPNWTATAPYEGAQAIALENATNVAVKGATPLAAVDCLNGGNPEKPDVYGGFKAIVDGLADMCATLEAPVVGGNVSLYNDSVSGPIPPTPTLALVGTKAGYDAPPLAVESDSESSLLLVGDLGLEFESFALGGSEYLGQHDGSDVFPTLPEEPAALIETIATVADDDATLATHDVSHGGLAVALAEMVTETAGLEVSLSTADPAGALFHEQPGRILIQTTAPDAVREAFDGVAPVVDLGSATTDGRLEITVGEQTLETEAATISDLRETISSELE; this is translated from the coding sequence ATGAGTCTTGCCGATTCGGACCGCGAACTCGTCGTCGAGGAACTGGGGCGAGAGCCGACCCCGGCGGAGGCGGCGCTGTTCGAGAACCTCTGGAGCGAACACTGTGCGTACCGCTCCTCGAGACCGTTGCTGTCGGCGTTCGAGAGCGAGGGCGAGCAGGTCGTCATCGGACCAGGTGACGACGCCGCAGTCGTCGCATTGCCCGACAGCGATGGGGACGAGGACACCTACATCACGATGGGAATCGAGAGCCACAACCACCCCTCCTACGTGGATCCCTTCGACGGGGCTGCGACGGGCGTTGGCGGCATCGTCCGTGACACGCTCTCGATGGGGGCATACCCGATTGCACTCGCCGATTCGCTGTACTTCGGCGGGTTCGACCGCGAGCACTCGAAGTACCTCTTCGAGGGCGTCGTCGAGGGAATCAGCCACTACGGCAACTGTATCGGCGTTCCGACTGTGGCGGGCAGCGTTGACTTCCACGACGACTACGAGGGCAATCCGCTCGTCAACGTCGCCTGCGTCGGCCTGACCGACGAAGAGCGACTCGTCACCGCGGTCGCACAGGAACCGGGGAACAAACTCGTTCTCGTCGGTAACGCGACGGGCCGCGACGGCCTCGGCGGCGCGAGTTTCGCGAGCGAGGACCTCGCAGAGGACGCCGAAACTGAAGACCGCCCCGCGGTCCAGGTCGGCGACCCCTACGCCGAGAAACTGCTCATCGAAGCCAACGAGCAACTCATCGAGGAACAACTCATCGAATCCGCCCGCGACCTCGGCGCGGCCGGGCTGGGCGGTGCCTCGAGCGAACTCGTCGCCAAAGGTGGCCTCGGCGCACACATCGAACTCGAGCGCGTCCACCAGCGCGAACCGAACATGAACGCTCTCGAGATTCTACTCGCCGAATCTCAGGAGCGGATGTGCTACGAGGTCGCCCCCGAGAACGTCGACCGCGTGGCCGACATCGCCGAGCGATTCGATTTGGGCTGTTCGGTCATCGGCGAAGTGACTGACGGGAACTATACGTGCACGTTCGACGGTGAACCCGTCGTCGACGTCGACGCGCACTTCCTCGGCGAGGGCGCGCCGATGAACGACCTCCCCGCCGATGAGCCGGACCAGCCAGAACCCGACCTTCCCGACGCTGACCTCGAGTCGGCGTTCGAAACCATCGTCTCGAGTCCGAACACGGCCTCGAAGCGCTGGGTCTACCGACAGTACGACCACGAGGTCGGCATTCGAACGAGCGTCGGTCCCGGCGACGATGCCGCGATCATTGCTGTCCGAGAAGCCGAGACGGGGCTGGCGATTTCATCGGGTGCTGCACCGAACTGGACCGCCACCGCACCGTACGAGGGCGCACAGGCGATTGCCCTCGAGAACGCGACGAACGTCGCCGTGAAAGGGGCAACGCCACTTGCGGCAGTCGACTGTCTCAACGGCGGCAACCCCGAGAAACCCGACGTCTACGGCGGGTTCAAAGCAATCGTCGATGGACTGGCCGACATGTGTGCCACACTCGAGGCACCCGTCGTTGGCGGGAACGTCTCGCTGTACAACGACTCCGTCTCCGGACCGATTCCGCCAACGCCGACGCTCGCACTCGTCGGGACGAAAGCCGGCTACGACGCGCCACCGCTTGCGGTCGAGTCCGACAGCGAGTCGTCTCTGTTGCTCGTCGGTGACCTCGGCCTCGAGTTCGAGTCATTCGCACTCGGTGGGTCCGAGTACCTCGGCCAACACGATGGAAGTGACGTCTTCCCCACGCTGCCCGAGGAGCCAGCCGCACTCATCGAGACGATTGCGACGGTCGCAGACGACGACGCGACGCTTGCGACCCACGACGTGAGCCACGGCGGACTCGCCGTTGCGCTCGCAGAGATGGTCACCGAGACGGCTGGCCTCGAGGTCAGCCTCTCGACTGCCGACCCTGCTGGCGCATTGTTCCACGAACAGCCGGGTCGCATCCTGATTCAGACGACCGCACCCGATGCGGTTCGCGAGGCGTTCGATGGCGTTGCGCCGGTCGTCGACCTTGGCTCGGCGACGACGGACGGCCGCCTCGAGATTACGGTCGGCGAGCAGACGCTCGAGACCGAGGCTGCGACGATTAGTGACCTACGCGAGACGATTTCGAGCGAACTCGAGTGA